In the Candidatus Chlamydia sanziniae genome, TATCAAAAGATCTTCTAGGGCAGAGGAATTTGTGGGTAAGAGTAGGTGTAAGGTGATGTTGCTTCATGCCCTACATCGATAGTTCGTAATGTCACGGGTCCCTTAGGAGTCTGAATGCTCGCCCATAAGGGGAAGACGGAGATTTCAGGAAACGTAAAATACATTAAGACATCAGTTCCAGACAAAGGACTCAGGTCATTAGGCCATAGACCATGCCACATTTCCGTAGCTACAGAAACCTGGGGAGTACCTTCAATGGAAACTTTGGGGGACCAAGGTGTCTGGTTTTTGCCTTGTATTTTTATCAATTCCTTAGGTGCAGGAAGTAGCGAAAGTTGTAGAATCTTGCTAAATAAAGGGGCTTCTTCAAAGCTAGTGAGAGGAACTAAGGTGTGAGTTTCCATATTTAAAGCAAACATCTTAATATATTGTGAGTGCAGTAGAAATACGAAAATCTTGGAAGAAGAATTGAGTTGATGGATTGCTATTTTCCATGAAGTCTTTTGTGTAAGAGTACGATCCCTATAGGTTAGACAGGGAAAGTCAAGTATTTCTAGCCAAACAGCGTCAGGAGTCATGGATTTCACAAGTAAAAAAATCCTTTGTGTCCCGCGACTCAACACTGTGTAGTCACCTGGCTTAGCAAGAAAAATATTTTGTTTTATAGTTCGCGTGGACATGGGTTGAGAAGAATAGACGCTTAAAGGAGTCGTCAATAAGAGTCCCAGAAATAAGAAAAGTATTTTTCCTTGCTTTTTCATCAAATATTTCGCTAAAATTTTTTCCTAAAACATCGTGCTGTAATTCCCTATGGTAAGATGGTGATTTTGGAGTTGTCAATATGAAAAAGAATACTCATCCTGAGTATGGGCAAGTTTTATTTGTAGATTCTTCTACAGGCTATAAGTTTGTATGTGGATCCACATATCAGAGTGATAAGACAGAAGTCTTTGAAGGACAAGAATATCCTGTATGTTATGTTAGCGTATCTTCTTCCTCACACCCTTTCTTTACAGGAAGTAAGAAATTTGTAGATGCTGAAGGTCGTGTTGATAAATTTTTAAAACGTTATAGCGCTAGAAAACAGCCTTTGCAGCAGCCACAGGCTGAAGAAAAGACACGTCCTACCGTTAAAAGTAAAAAGAAGGTTGTAGGAAAGAAAAAAAAGTAATTTCTTTACTTAAACTAAGCTTTTCTCCTCTTTAAAATACATTACAACTCTTTTAAGATTGAATAGTTGTGGTGTATTTTTTATTTGGTTTTCCATCTTGCAACATGGCCTTTGATGCTGTATACTTAATATGATTTAGCATGCTGCTAAGTACTGTAAAGCTTCCTGGGAATGATATTGAATTCATGGATGTTGGGGTGTTTAATGCACATTGCCTTTGTAAGCTCATTGATAATGAAGTTGATGCATGAAAAAAAAGATATGTGAATATTTAAAACGTCTAGAAGAAATAGAAACACAAATTTCCAATCCTGAAATTTTCAACCGTCCTAAGGAATATAGTAAACTCAGTAAAGAACATGCACGCCTTTTGGAATTAAAAGGAATGTATGATCGAATCCTAAGTCAAGAAAAAGTACTTACCGATGATAAGCAGGCTTTGGCTGTAGAAACAGATCCCGAAATGATTGCTATGCTCACAGAGGGTATTGATGAGAGTAAGGGTAAGCTTGAGCGTTTAAATAAGCTGTTGGAAAATTTGCTTGTTCCTCCAGATCCTGATGACGATTTAAATGTTATTATGGAATTACGCGCAGGGACAGGAGGAGATGAAGCTGCTCTTTTTGTTGCAGATTGTGTGAGGATGTATCATCTCTATGCAGCTGTTAAAGGGTGGAAATACGAGGTGCTTTCCGTCTCAGAATCTGATTTGGGGGGCTATAAAGAATATGTCATGGGTATCTCTGGGATGGGAGTCAAGCGATTGCTGCAATATGAAGCGGGCACACATCGGGTTCAAAGGGTCCCTGAAACAGAAACCCAAGGACGAGTTCATACTTCAGCAGTTACTGTTGCTGTACTTCCAGAACCTCTGGAAGATGATACAGAGATTGTCATTGATGAGAAAGATTTAAAAATTGATACATTTAGAGCTTCTGGTGCTGGAGGGCAACACGTAAATGTTACAGATTCTGCTGTAAGGATTTCACATTTGCCTACAGGGCTTGTGGTTACTTGCCAAGATGAACGTAGTCAGCACAAGAATAAAGATAAAGCTATGCGCATTCTTAAAGCTCGTATTCGTGATGCTGAAATGCATAAGCGCCACGAGGAGGCATCGGCTATGCGTTCTGCTCAGGTTGGAAGTGGAGATCGTTCAGAAAGAATTCGAACCTATAATTTCCCCCAAAATCGTCTGACAGATCATAGAATAGGCCTAACTTTATATAGTTTGGATAAAGTAATGGAAGGTGACTTAGATCCTATCACAACAGCCTTAGTCAGCCATGCCTATCATCAATTGCTAGAACATGGAAATCAAGAAACTTCTTAAAGAAGGCACTGCCTACTTAGCTTATCATGGTATCCCTTTTTATGAGCGTGAAGCAGCATATATTCTTATGGACCTTCTTGGATTTGCTACGCGCGCGCAATTATTTGAGATATCTTGGGTTTCCGAATCTATGCTCTTAGAATACCGTAAGCGTTTGCAAAAACGTGGCCAGAGATGTCCGACAGCTTATGTTCACGGTTCTATTTGTTTTTTTGGACTTAAGTTACATGTAGATGCTCGCGTACTGATTCCTCGAGTAGAAACCGAACTTCTTATTGAACATATTGTGACTTATGTATCTTTCCATCCTGAAATCCATACTTTTTATGATGTTTGTTGCGGTAGTGGGTGCCTTGGGCTAGCTATAAAAAAATCCTGTCCACATCTTGAAGTAGTACTTTCAGATATTTGTTCCCAAGCAGTTTCTGTAGCCAAGGAAAATGCTGTGAATAATCATTTAGATGTAGAGATTCTC is a window encoding:
- the prfA gene encoding peptide chain release factor 1, with the translated sequence MKKKICEYLKRLEEIETQISNPEIFNRPKEYSKLSKEHARLLELKGMYDRILSQEKVLTDDKQALAVETDPEMIAMLTEGIDESKGKLERLNKLLENLLVPPDPDDDLNVIMELRAGTGGDEAALFVADCVRMYHLYAAVKGWKYEVLSVSESDLGGYKEYVMGISGMGVKRLLQYEAGTHRVQRVPETETQGRVHTSAVTVAVLPEPLEDDTEIVIDEKDLKIDTFRASGAGGQHVNVTDSAVRISHLPTGLVVTCQDERSQHKNKDKAMRILKARIRDAEMHKRHEEASAMRSAQVGSGDRSERIRTYNFPQNRLTDHRIGLTLYSLDKVMEGDLDPITTALVSHAYHQLLEHGNQETS
- a CDS encoding type B 50S ribosomal protein L31 — encoded protein: MKKNTHPEYGQVLFVDSSTGYKFVCGSTYQSDKTEVFEGQEYPVCYVSVSSSSHPFFTGSKKFVDAEGRVDKFLKRYSARKQPLQQPQAEEKTRPTVKSKKKVVGKKKK
- the prmC gene encoding peptide chain release factor N(5)-glutamine methyltransferase, giving the protein MEIKKLLKEGTAYLAYHGIPFYEREAAYILMDLLGFATRAQLFEISWVSESMLLEYRKRLQKRGQRCPTAYVHGSICFFGLKLHVDARVLIPRVETELLIEHIVTYVSFHPEIHTFYDVCCGSGCLGLAIKKSCPHLEVVLSDICSQAVSVAKENAVNNHLDVEILLGDLFDPYVSPGDAFVCNPPYLSYREIIQSDPEVRCYEPWQALVGGSTGLEFYERIAQELPKVLALQGVGWLEIGYNQGREVQNIFSKQGISGNVYQDLAGWDRIFFLEIDQRDPVSSRVYS